A genomic region of Capra hircus breed San Clemente chromosome 19, ASM170441v1, whole genome shotgun sequence contains the following coding sequences:
- the PEX12 gene encoding peroxisome assembly protein 12: MAEHGAHITTASVVDDQPSIFEVVAQDSLMSAVRPALQHVVKVLAESNPAHFGFFWRWFDEIFTLLDLLLQQHYLSKTSASFSENFYGLKRIVMGDQHKLQRLASAGLPKKQFMKSVMFLVLLPYLKVKLEKLVSSLREEDEYSIHPPSSRWKRFYRAFLAAYPFVNMAWEGWFLVQQLRYILGKVQHHSPLLRLAGVRLGRLTVQDIQALEHKPAEASMMQLPAGSIGEKIKSALKKAIGGVALSLSTGLSVGVFFLQFLEWWYSSENQETVKTLTALPTPPPPVHLDYNSDSPLLPKMKTVCPLCRKNRVNDTVLATSGYVFCYRCVFNYVRSHQACPITGYPTEVQHLIKLYSPEN; this comes from the exons ATGGCTGAGCATGGGGCTCACATCACGACTGCCTCTGTCGTGGATGACCAGCCATCCATCTTTGAGGTGGTAGCACAGGACAGTTTAATGTCAGCAGTGAGACCTGCTCTTCAGCATGTGGTCAAG GTTCTTGCAGAATCAAATCCTGCCCACTTTGGCTTCTTTTGGAGGTGGTTTGATGAAATCTTCACCCTGCTAGATCTTCTGCTCCAGCAGCATTATCTGTCGAAAACCAGCGCCTCCTTTTCTGAAAACTTTTATGGCTTAAAGAGGATTGTAATGGGAGACCAACACAAGCTCCAGAGATTGGCCAGTGCTGGTCTCCCAAAGAAGCAGTTTATGAAATCAGTTATGTTCCTGGTTCTTCTTCCCTAtctgaaagtgaaactggagaaGCTGGTTTCTAGCCTGAGAGAAGAGGACGAATATTCCATCCATCCCCCTTCTTCCCGCTGGAAACGATTTTACAGAGCCTTCCTGGCAGCCTACCCATTTGTTAACATGGCCTGGGAAGGCTGGTTTCTGGTACAGCAGCTTCGATACATTCTAGGAAAGGTTCAACATCACTCACCACTGCTGAGGCTGGCTGGAGTTCGGCTAGGTCGGCTTACAGTTCAGGATATACAAGCTCTGGAGCACAAACCAGCTGAGGCCAGCATGATGCAACTACCAGCTGGGAG CATTGGTGAGAAGATAAAGTCAGCTCTGAAGAAGGCCATCGGGGGTGTTGCCTTGTCCCTCTCTACTGGCCTTTCGGTGGGTGTATTCTTCCTGCAGTTCCTTGAGTGGTGGTATTCATCGGAAAACCAAGAAACCGTCAAGACCCTGACTGCTCTGCCTACTCCACCACCACCTGTACACCTAGACTACAATTCTGATTCTCCCCTGTTACCCAAAATGAAGACTGTGTGCCCACTGTGTCGGAAAAACCGGGTGAATGACACGGTTCTCGCCACCTCCGGCTATGTGTTTTGTTATCGCTGTGTGTTTAATTACGTGAGGAGTCACCAGGCTTGTCCTATCACAGGTTATCCAACAGAGGTACAGCATCTCATTAAACTGTACTCCCCTGAGAACTGA